One segment of Tetrapisispora phaffii CBS 4417 chromosome 1, complete genome DNA contains the following:
- the PRC1 gene encoding carboxypeptidase C PRC1 (similar to Saccharomyces cerevisiae PRC1 (YMR297W); ancestral locus Anc_5.27) has translation MKVSSVFVGVFLVNLTYAITLPQQFNFFRNKDNEKLGLIKDLVSNVVHTLDLNIDYQGAVDLFTANNNKLLRVWEKFVTVQDLVDLNKNLISKPLGKFSFKDNKFWDTITSTKTNDYQLRSQKIKNPKKLGVDPGVDQYSGYLDVVEDDKHFFYWFFESRNDPKNDPVILWLNGGPGCSSMTGLFFELGSSSIGKNLKPIYNPYSWNSNASVIFLDQPVNVGFSYSGSAGVSNTIAASKDIYNFLNLFFEQFPQFAKNDFHIAGESYAGHYIPVFATEILSHPAEERSFNLTSVMIGNGLTDPLNQYPYYKPMACGEGGAGAVLSPDECQAMDDSLDRCLSLIQSCYSSNSVWTCVPASIYCNNAQLLPYQRTGKNVYDIRKECENDSLCYNDLQYIDEYLNEEFVQNEIGAEVSSFQSCNFDINKNFLFNGDWMKPYQVHVTQLLDEYKLPVLIYAGDKDFICNWLGNQHWTDVLPWEHNEGFQNADIKKYQSSLLGKPAGEYKSYKNFTFLRLFNGGHMVPYDQPENALSMVNDWIHNGYKL, from the coding sequence ATGAAAGTTTCTAGTGTCTTTGTTGGTGTGTTTTTAGTTAATCTAACTTATGCTATCACTTTACCTCAACAgttcaatttctttagaAATAAGGATAATGAGAAACTGGGTCTAATTAAAGACCTCGTCTCCAACGTTGTTCACACTCTAGATTTGAATATCGACTACCAAGGCGCAGTCGATTTGTTCACCGCTAACAATAACAAGCTTCTTCGTGTGTGGGAGAAATTCGTCACGGTCCAAGATTTGGTCGATTTGAACAAgaatttgatttcaaaaCCATTGGGTAAGTTTTCCTTTAAGGACAACAAGTTCTGGGATACTATCACGAGCACAAAAACGAATGATTATCAATTAAGAAGtcaaaaaatcaaaaatcCGAAGAAACTGGGTGTAGATCCAGGTGTCGACCAATATTCGGGTTATTTGGATGTTGTCGAAGATGACAAACACTTCTTTTACTGGTTTTTTGAGAGTAGAAATGATCCCAAGAACGATCCAGTTATTCTTTGGTTGAATGGTGGTCCAGGTTGTTCCTCAATGACAGGTCTATTCTTTGAATTAGGTTCTTCCTCGATAGGCAAAAACTTGAAGCCAATCTATAACCCATACTCTTGGAATTCAAATGCCTCCGTTATCTTTTTAGATCAACCAGTAAATGTCGGTTTCTCTTACTCAGGTTCTGCTGGTGTCTCTAACACAATCGCTGCCTCAAAGGATATTTACAACTTCTTAAATCTATTTTTTGAACAATTCCCACAATTCGCAAAGAATGATTTCCACATTGCTGGCGAATCATACGCCGGCCACTATATTCCAGTCTTTGCTACAGAAATTCTATCGCACCCTGCTGAGGAGAGATCTTTCAACTTGACTTCGGTTATGATCGGTAACGGTTTGACAGACCCTTTGAACCAATACCCATATTACAAGCCAATGGCTTGTGGTGAAGGTGGTGCCGGTGCAGTGTTGTCTCCTGACGAATGTCAAGCAATGGATGACTCGCTAGATCGTTGTCTATCTTTGATTCAATCCTGTTATAGTAGCAACTCTGTCTGGACTTGTGTTCCAGCTTCAATCTACTGTAACAACGCTCAACTCTTACCATATCAAAGAACAGGTAAGAATGTTTACGATATTAGAAAAGAGTGTGAAAATGATTCATTATGTTACAACGATCTACAATACATtgatgaatatttgaatgaGGAATTTGTTCAGAATGAAATTGGTGCAGAAGTCTCAAGTTTTCAATCTTGTAACTTCGAcatcaacaaaaatttCTTATTCAATGGTGACTGGATGAAGCCATATCAAGTACACGTTACTCAATTACTGGACGAATATAAACTGCCTGTGTTGATCTACGCTGGTGACAAAGATTTCATCTGCAACTGGCTAGGTAACCAACATTGGACCGATGTCTTACCATGGGAACACAATGAAGGCTTCCAAAATGCTGATATTAAGAAATATCAATCCAGTTTATTGGGTAAACCAGCTGGTGAATACAAATCATACAAGAACTTCACTTTCTTAAGATTATTCAACGGTGGTCATATGGTCCCATATGATCAACCAGAAAATGCATTAAGCATGGTTAATGACTGGATTCACAACGGTTACAAATTATAA
- the LIP1 gene encoding sphingosine N-acyltransferase subunit LIP1 (similar to Saccharomyces cerevisiae LIP1 (YMR298W); ancestral locus Anc_5.26), with translation MSEKTLLKKKEIRKPQIWSLLFYVVLSLSLIAGVEYFKYGTRINYEWFHCTPMKEQIGGPSSSVLKMWAVGGPSCDKRGEFKTLVKRITRDYEPNEESLSYCFIENKDINPIHYPVEDGNKGVPGYVAYVGYDTDADLVAQMCEGSQIFHV, from the coding sequence ATGTCAGAAAAAactttattgaagaagaaagaaattagAAAGCCACAAATCTGGTCTCTATTATTCTACGTTGTCCTATCGTTATCGTTAATTGCTGGCGTAGAGTACTTCAAATACGGCACAAGAATAAACTATGAATGGTTCCATTGTACACCAATGAAGGAACAAATTGGTGGTCCATCATCCTCTGTTCTAAAGATGTGGGCTGTTGGTGGTCCATCTTGTGATAAAAGAGGCGAATTCAAGACTCTGGTCAAGAGAATTACAAGAGATTACGAGCCAAATGAGGAGTCATTGTCTTACTGCTTCATCGAAAACAAAGACATCAATCCAATTCATTATCCTGTTGAGGATGGAAACAAAGGAGTCCCAGGTTATGTTGCATATGTTGGTTACGATACTGATGCTGACTTGGTTGCACAAATGTGTGAAGGTTCTCAGATCTTTCATGTTTAG
- the RTT102 gene encoding Rtt102p (similar to Saccharomyces cerevisiae RTT102 (YGR275W); ancestral locus Anc_5.24), with protein sequence MESLINRANSGGFFHSNTKIEHWEYQWYTPVKVNGNDNTGEASLNNFYSNIIQVANDEESINNDQVEKYSFRYKKWTRVETPQQKVNENVKSENEELDVLNLALYDRTRKHDEGSKNGKTTNGSLTVDDIRDAVGGSDSIAGLSKGEAPGTESMKDNAVNIKKTVETETSKAEEISTNTENNESVADTPSLIDSPMEETPIIETPKETESSVAETPLTTEDAEKTNQSTPSPEDDDGDINMADAT encoded by the coding sequence ATGGAATCATTAATTAACAGGGCCAATAGTGGTGGATTTTTTCACAGTAACACCAAAATTGAACATTGGGAATATCAATGGTACACTCCAGTAAAAGTAAACGGAAATGACAATACTGGTGAAGCATcgttaaataatttttattctaATATCATCCAGGTGGCTAATGACGAAGAATCTATTAATAACGATCAAGTAGagaaatattcatttagatataaaaaatggACTAGAGTAGAGACTCCTCAACAAAAAGTAAATGAAAACGTCAAGagtgaaaatgaagaattagatGTCTTAAATCTAGCGCTATATGACAGAACAAGAAAACATGACGAAGGGTCTAAAAATGGCAAAACTACTAATGGTAGTCTAACAGTTGATGACATTCGAGATGCTGTTGGAGGAAGCGATTCGATTGCCGGTTTATCTAAAGGGGAAGCTCCAGGTACTGAATCAATGAAAGATAATGCAGTAAATATTAAGAAAACAGTCGAAACGGAAACGTCAAAAGCAGAAGAAATATCTACTAATACAGAGAATAATGAATCTGTTGCTGATACGCCATCTTTGATCGATTCTCCAATGGAAGAAACACCAATAATTGAGACACCGAAGGAAACTGAGTCCTCTGTTGCTGAAACTCCTTTAACTACGGAAGACGCAGAGAAAACAAATCAAAGCACTCCAAGCCCTGAAGATGACGATGGCGACATTAATATGGCAGATGCTACTTAA
- the ADE4 gene encoding amidophosphoribosyltransferase (similar to Saccharomyces cerevisiae ADE4 (YMR300C); ancestral locus Anc_5.21), with amino-acid sequence MCGILGITLADQNSYVAPELMDGCIFLQHRGQDAAGLTTCGPRGRFYQCKGNGLARDVFTPNRVVGLVGSMGIGHLRYPTAGSSANSEAQPFYVNSPYGISLAHNGNLVNTVSLKRYLDEDVHRHINTDSDSELLLNVFASELEKHNKYRVNNDDVFHALEGVYRLCRGGYACVGMLAGFAMFGFRDPNGIRPLSYGERKNEDGTTDYMIASESVVMKAHSFTTFRDLQPGEAVIIPKDCSNAKPEFRQVVPINSYRPDLFEYVYFARPDSVLDGISVYHTRLQMGIKLAQNIKEQLKDERIDVVMPVPDTARTCALECANQLNIPYREGFVKNRYVGRTFIMPNQKERTSSVRNKLNPMESEFKGKNVLIVDDSIVRGTTSREIVNMAREAGAVKVFFASAAPAIRFNHIYGIDLTDNKNLIAYNKSIDEVAEAIKCDKVIYQSLEDLIDCCKTDKITKFEDVFLLGNYVTGVEDGYIHELERVREQNKRNSIEDAKSAVDIGLYNCADY; translated from the coding sequence ATGTGTGGTATTTTGGGTATTACTCTAGCAGATCAGAATAGCTATGTTGCTCCTGAATTAATGGATGGTTGTATCTTTTTACAACATAGAGGTCAAGATGCAGCTGGTCTTACCACTTGTGGTCCTCGTGGTAGATTTTATCAATGTAAAGGTAACGGTTTGGCAAGAGATGTCTTCACTCCGAACAGAGTAGTTGGTTTGGTGGGATCTATGGGGATTGGTCATTTACGCTACCCAACAGCTGGCTCTTCTGCGAATTCAGAAGCTCAACCTTTTTATGTCAATAGTCCGTACGGTATTAGTTTAGCTCACAATGGCAACCTAGTCAACACGGTTTCTTTAAAGCGTTATTTAGATGAGGATGTCCATAGGCATATAAATACAGATAGTGATTCTGAATTGTTATTGAATGTGTTTGCATCTGAATTAGAAaaacataataaatatagagTTAACAATGATGATGTTTTCCATGCGTTAGAAGGTGTGTACAGATTATGTCGTGGTGGTTATGCGTGTGTTGGTATGTTAGCTGGGTTTGCTATGTTTGGCTTTAGGGATCCTAATGGAATTAGGCCATTGTCTTATGGggaaagaaaaaatgaagatggtACAACGGATTATATGATTGCTTCTGAAAGTGTTGTCATGAAAGCACACAGTTTTACAACTTTTAGAGATTTACAGCCGGGAGAAGCAGTCATTATTCCAAAAGATTGCTCCAATGCAAAACCTGAATTTAGACAAGTTGTCCCAATAAATTCTTATAGACCAGATTTGTTtgaatatgtatatttcGCAAGACCAGACAGTGTATTGGATGGAATATCTGTTTATCACACTAGATTGCAAATGGGTATCAAGCTTGCTCAAAATATTAAGGAACAACTAAAAGATGAAAGGATAGATGTTGTGATGCCAGTACCAGATACAGCAAGAACATGTGCTTTAGAGTGTGCTAATCAACTGAACATTCCATATAGAGAAGGCTTCGTGAAAAATAGGTATGTTGGCAGAACATTCATCATGCCAAACCAAAAGGAACGTACTTCTTCGGTGAGAAACAAACTAAATCCAATGGAATCTGAATTTAAGGGCAAAAATGTCTTAATAGTGGATGATTCAATTGTCAGGGGAACAACTTCCAGAGAAATTGTTAACATGGCAAGAGAAGCTGGTGCTGTTAAAGTTTTTTTTGCTTCAGCCGCTCCTGCAATTCGTTTCAATCACATATATGGTATAGATTTGACtgataacaaaaatttaatagcTTACAACAAAAGTATTGACGAAGTTGCTGAGGCTATCAAGTGTGATAAAGTTATATATCAATCTTTAGAAGATCTGATAGATTGTTGCAAGACTGATAAGATCacaaaatttgaagatgtGTTTTTACTAGGCAATTATGTCACAGGTGTTGAAGATGGATACATACATGAATTGGAAAGAGTTCGTGAACAAAATAAACGCaattcaatagaggatGCAAAATCCGCCGTTGACATTGGTTTGTACAATTGCGCCGATTATTAA
- the CAB4 gene encoding putative pantetheine-phosphate adenylyltransferase (similar to Saccharomyces cerevisiae YGR277C; ancestral locus Anc_5.17), whose protein sequence is MVKVGIVLEQIDRLDFGLLDNYLNLCLQELMCDINNGELDIILMKRFTSYTYLDNILGTLYTRSRDVLMMLNLPLVPINILLYQQSMPIIGTLHWDVLYVCSEDVKEKMASDKYISYEEPVTSTIQEKIVGENDKTENQYSVSALGGTFDHLHDGHKILLTVASFLTEHRLIVGITDKELLANKSFAEYLEPFETRSHNVTKFLELMNPALSIEVTPLKDVCGPTGRVPELEALIVSRETIKGGEIVNKERVTKGLAPLEICIVNVLGGQEGDNWSEKLSSTTMRKYIASK, encoded by the coding sequence ATGGTGAAGGTAGGAATCGTGTTGGAACAAATAGATAGGTTGGATTTTGGCTTGCTAGATAATTACTTGAATTTATGTCTGCAGGAGCTGATGTGcgatattaataatggtGAATTAGATATTATTCTAATGAAAAGATTCACGTCATACACTTATTTGGACAATATCTTAGGTACTTTATACACAAGAAGCAGAGATGTTCTGATGATGCTGAATTTGCCATTGGTACCAATAAATATCTTATTATACCAACAATCGATGCCAATAATTGGAACCTTGCATTGGGATGTATTGTACGTATGCAGTGAAGATGTTAAGGAGAAAATGGCGagtgataaatatatatcgTATGAAGAACCTGTAACGTCTACGATCCAAGAAAAGATCGTTGgagaaaatgataaaacaGAAAACCAATATTCAGTCAGTGCCCTTGGGGGAACGTTTGATCATTTACACGATGGGCATAAGATTTTACTAACCGTCGCTAGTTTTTTAACAGAGCATAGACTGATTGTTGGAATCACAGATAAAGAGTTATTAGCCAACAAGTCGTTTGCAGAATACTTGGAACCCTTTGAGACAAGATCTCATAATGTGACAAAGTTTTTGGAATTAATGAACCCTGCATTAAGCATTGAAGTGACACCGTTGAAAGACGTCTGTGGTCCTACTGGCAGGGTGCCAGAACTAGAGGCCTTAATAGTCAGTCGTGAAACTATCAAAGGTGGTGAGATTGTCAACAAAGAAAGAGTAACCAAAGGTCTAGCCCCATTAGAGATATGCATAGTGAACGTATTAGGAGGCCAAGAAGGTGACAATTGGTCGGAAAAGTTAAGTAGTACAACCATGCGGAAATACATAGCTTCAAAGTAA
- the CWC22 gene encoding U2-type spliceosomal complex subunit CWC22 (similar to Saccharomyces cerevisiae CWC22 (YGR278W); ancestral locus Anc_5.16): MEESTVNDEQLQKENWQMMQAHVEDVLDNISSTTIVDIFLQLLSVNLPLSRYLIVSVILNRQIVEDKAVEYSALIALVNSEFPEIGESLIKESVAWFIKGYNTYDNRYTYSMISLISQLFNYDVLHEIAILQILHLLMDDIENGSIDIIIRVMELTGEKLSTVCKTVHNMVFEKLREILQQNIKSSNISRYSLNAIESLFELRARQYRPNIFRLIDIPPHDSNMHTFMIDVNNIEPSKELTKFIYQKDFDDNNKKYDEIKQTILKKYEPSDSIGTKEVKIEDRTGTDDVEFKKKIYLLLKSSLSGDEAAHKILKQRIPDVEKQDVVDVIFKTSIQETTYSKFYGILVERLLNSHKIWKSAFLKIWESHYEKADDFEPNQLRIVGKLWGHIFASDYIGFEAFSIIHMNEDETTPAGRILVKYIFQKLVSDLGIDELKSRLNEEYIQPYQVNIFPVDDPEKSRYSINYFTAIGLGVLTENMRKYIELINEKKREEKEKEDEEKEKVYQEIRKKRIEAAIKQRKQNITTDSKQTPRDTETNKSRVSRYDRGSGVSKPDRSKTPPRRTR, from the coding sequence ATGGAAGAAAGTACAGTCAACGATGAGCAGTTACAGAAAGAGAATTGGCAAATGATGCAGGCTCATGTCGAGGATGTCCTAGACAATATCAGCTCAACTACAATAgtagatatttttttgcaaCTTTTAAGTGTGAATCTACCACTTTCCCGTTATTTGATTGTCTCCGTTATATTAAACAGACAAATAGTTGAAGATAAAGCTGTTGAATATTCTGCATTAATTGCGTTGGTGAATTCAGAATTTCCAGAAATAGGTGAATCGTTGATTAAGGAAAGCGTTGCATGGTTTATAAAAGGTTATAACACATATGATAACAGATACACCTATTCTATGATATCGTTAATTTCTCAGTTGTTCAATTACGATGTCTTACATGAAATTGCCATATTACAAATTCTTCATCTACTAATggatgatattgaaaatggtTCAATAGATATCATCATTAGAGTGATGGAACTGACAGGAGAAAAATTATCTACTGTTTGCAAAACTGTTCACAATATGGTATTCGAAAAGTTGAGAGAAATTTTACAACAGAATATTAAGAGCTCTAACATTTCTAGATATTCTCTTAATGCGatagaatcattatttgagCTCCGAGCAAGACAATACAGACCCAACATATTTCGCCTTATAGATATCCCACCGCATGATTCCAATATGCATACTTTTATGATTgatgttaataatattgaaccTTCTAAGGAGTTGACAaagtttatatatcaaaaagattttgatgataataataagaaatatgatgaaattaaacaaacaattcttaaaaaatatgaaccGAGTGATTCGATTGGTACCAAAGAAGTTAAAATAGAAGATCGAACAGGAACTGATGATGTAGAAtttaagaagaaaatttacTTACTGTTAAAAAGTTCGTTGTCTGGTGATGAGGCAGctcataaaattttaaaacaaagaaTTCCAGATGTTGAAAAGCAAGACGTAGTAGAtgtaatatttaaaactaGTATTCAGGAGACTacatattcaaaattttatgGAATTCTAGTTGAGAGGCTGCTGAACAGTCATAAAATTTGGAAATCAGCCTTTCTAAAAATATGGGAATCACACTATGAAAAAGCAGATGATTTTGAACCTAATCAACTACGTATTGTTGGGAAATTATGGGGACATATATTTGCATCTGATTACATTGGATTTGAAGCATTTTCTATCATTCACATGAATGAGGACGAAACCACGCCTGCTGGTAGAATATTagtgaaatatatttttcagaaaCTTGTGTCAGATCTTGGTATAGATGAGTTAAAATCAAGATTGAATGAAGAATACATTCAACCCTACCAAGTGAATATTTTCCCCGTTGACGATCCAGAAAAGAGTAGGTACTCTATTAACTACTTCACTGCGATTGGTCTTGGTGTTTTGACGGAGAATATGAGAAAGTATATTGAACTTATCAATGAGAAGAAGAGAgaggaaaaagaaaaagaagatgaagagaaagagaagGTATATCAAGAGAttagaaagaaaagaatcGAGGCAGCAATTAAACAGCGTAAGCAAAACATCACCACTGATTCGAAACAAACTCCTAGAGATACCGAAACTAATAAATCACGAGTTTCTAGATATGACAGAGGTTCAGGTGTAAGCAAGCCTGACAGATCTAAGACTCCACCAAGGCGTACCAggtaa
- the TPHA0A05580 gene encoding uncharacterized protein (similar to Saccharomyces cerevisiae SCW4 (YGR279C) and SCW10 (YMR305C); ancestral locus Anc_5.15), whose translation MRFSTLLTSASLIGAAIAAPAGHQHNKRAVVTTTVDNKVTLRVTIGPNGETMNAVATENAVVANAAVAATTSAAAAAAATTSQVVAAATSTSSTVAAAASTSTSSSSSDSDFSAGAKGITYSPYNADGTCKSAADVASDLSALSDFSVIRLYGVDCNQVENVLKAKGSNQKLFLGIYYMDQIEAGISTIASAISSYGSWDDVYTVSIGNELVNSGSYTVDQVASFVATGRSALTAAGYTGPVVSVDTFIAVINNPGLCSLSDYMAVNAHAYFDYNTAAADAGSWVLSQIQRVWTACDGAKDVLITETGWPSQGETYGLAVPSKANQQTAISSIKSSCGADAILYNAYNDYWKADGAYGVEKYWGVFSNE comes from the coding sequence ATGCGTTTTTCCACTTTGTTAACTTCCGCTTCCTTGATTGGTGCAGCTATTGCTGCCCCAGCTGGTCATCAACACAACAAACGTGCTGTTGTTACCACTACCGTTGACAACAAGGTCACCCTAAGAGTTACTATCGGTCCAAATGGTGAAACCATGAACGCTGTCGCTACTGAAAACGCTGTTGTTGCCAACGCCGCTGTCGCTGCCACCACTTCTGCCGCCGCCGCCGCCGCTGCCACCACTTCCCAAGTTGTTGCTGCCGCCACCTCCACCTCTTCTACtgttgctgctgctgcttcAACAAGCACTTCCTCTAGTTCTTCCGACTCTGACTTCAGTGCCGGTGCTAAAGGTATTACCTACTCTCCATACAATGCTGATGGTACCTGTAAGTCTGCTGCTGATGTCGCTTCTGATTTATCAGCTTTATCCGATTTCTCTGTCATCAGATTATACGGTGTCGACTGTAACCAAGTTGAAAATGTCTTAAAGGCCAAGGGTTCTAACCAGAAGTTATTCTTAGGTATTTACTACATGGACCAAATTGAGGCTGGTATCTCCACCATTGCTTCCGCTATTTCTTCTTACGGTTCTTGGGACGATGTCTACACCGTCTCTATCGGTAACGAATTAGTTAACAGTGGTAGTTACACCGTCGACCAAGTCGCTTCTTTTGTCGCTACTGGTAGATCTGCTTTAACCGCTGCTGGTTACACCGGTCCAGTTGTTTCCGTTGACACCTTCATTGCTGTCATCAACAACCCAGGTTTATGTTCATTATCTGACTACATGGCCGTTAATGCCCATGCTTACTTCGACTACAACACTGCCGCCGCTGACGCTGGTTCTTGGGTTTTATCTCAAATTCAAAGAGTCTGGACTGCTTGTGACGGTGCCAAGGACGTATTAATCACTGAAACCGGTTGGCCATCTCAAGGTGAGACTTACGGTCTAGCTGTCCCATCTAAGGCAAACCAACAAACTGCAATCTCCTCCATCAAGTCCTCTTGTGGTGCTGACGCCATTTTATACAACGCCTACAACGACTACTGGAAGGCCGATGGTGCTTACGGTGTTGAAAAATACTGGGGTGTTTTCTCCAATGAATAG